The DNA region TGTTATTTCAGTTAAATTTAATAAGATACCTATTTATTTTAGCAAAAAAATATATAAAAATAACTAATTTTTAAAAAATTAAATAAATTAATATTCTAAATTATCGAGTGTTTTCTAACTGTAACAACAATGTTCTCAATTCTAACCCGCCACATAACACAAAAACTAACCATAGAATAAATGCTTTCTATTAATTCTATAGTCTAAACATTATTATAAATTCTCTTCTACGTGTTCTTCTTTTATTAATTTTTGATCAACATTTGATGTCTGCTGACTTCGTTGTCAATCCTTATAAATAAAAAAACCAAACGCAATCGCTAACAAAACTGCTAACACTAATAAGACAATACCCGCGACAGTAACTAACATAATTTAATTTCCTCCTTTATTTTTTTCTTCGCATAATAACTATTAAATCCTGCAACTAAAATTGGGACTAAAATTCCTAAAACAAAAGCTAAAACCGAAATATATCAAACATTAATGGTACAGCTTATAATAAAATCATAAACAGAAAAACTAATAATAATAACTAAAATTAAAGGAATTAAATAATACATCATAAATTTATATAGTTTCCCTAACTTAACTCATGATATCTGATTATTATAATTAATTAAAATTCGCATTTTTTTCGATATCAAACAGAAAAAGATAATTTGACTTAATGATACTAAAATTAAATCTAACCCCGCTGCTAATAATTGAAATGAGTTAATTAACTGATAAGTATTTGCGAAAGTTAATGATAAACCAACAGTAATAATTGTTGCACAAATGCCACAAATTACTTTTTGATTGCTAATATCATATTGTGTTTCAATTGCATCAACAGCAAGTTCAAGCATTGCAATAAGACTACTCAATCCCGCAAATAATAATGCAATAAAGAATAAAATTCCTAAAAAATTCCCAACACCAACTAAGGTATTTTGATTAATAATATGAAAGGTTTCTGGTAAAACATTAAAGACAAAAACCATTGAATCATTTCCAAATTTATTTGTAATTTGTTCTTGAAACAATAAAATATTATTTTTATCTGAAACTAAATTATTAACAATCGCTCCAGAAGCCCCAAAAATGAAAATAAAATTAGCGATTGATAAAAATAAGATTCCGATTACTAACAAATAGGCTTTTGAAATATTATCTTGATTTTGGGGGCCAACACCAGCAAATCGCATCATCATCCCCATTCCTAATGATGATGTAAAAAACGCTAAGGAAAAAGCACTACTTCAAGTTTGACTCTGCTTTAGTTTCTCTAAATTGTCAACTAAAAACAATGTTGCTAGACCTTGTCTACTGCCCGGTATTGTTAAAATATAAATTGCTAAAATAAAAATAATTAAAAATAATAACGGCATAAAAAACTTATTAAGTTTTTCAATCCCTTTAATACCAAATAATAGCACCATGCCAACTAATAATACAACAAAAAGAAATGCTAAAAAAACAATCCATTGAAAACCACCGTTATTGGTAACCCCAAAACCGCCATATTCTAAAATCTGACTGTTGAAGATATTACCACTAACATCGCTAATTAAAGTAGGACTAAATTCAATCCCAATTGAAATAACAGTATAACCCACTAACACAGCATAATAAATTGGAATAATAATCATTAAAGTTGTCTGAAATCAACCAACAAATTTACTAAATTGAACACTTTCTTTATCAAAAATATTAATAACACTTTTTCGACGAAGATTTCCTAAATTAAATTCAAAAATTAATAACGGAATTCCAACAATTAACATTGCAAAAATATAAATTAAGAAAAAATAAAATCCTCCGTTTTTAATAATATAACCAGGTAACCCTCAAATTACCCCTAAACCAATTGCCGCACCCAATGATGAAACAATAAACCCAAATTTTGTCATTTGTTTTTTATTCCTCATTCTAATCTCCCTTCTTATTTAAATAAAAAATGCAATTATTGCATTTTTATTAATCTGTTCTTTACGGATTACTTTTCGATAAGGAGGATCTAAAATGAAAGCGATACTAATGCTTGCACAAGAGACGGCAAAATTAACAATCAAGACAATAGAATAAATTATAACTTTATTGTTAATAATATTTTGTTCTAATGTTTTAACAATAACCAATCATCATTTTTCATAAGATCATGATTGAATAATAAAATTAGTAGTAAGAATTAATGTTATAGCAAGAGAACCAAACACTAATAAACTACTTATTATTGTATGAAATTTTGTCATAGTTTTTCCTCCTTTTAATATTAATTGGCCTCAAGTGTTATTTATTATTTTAACAAAAAAATAAAAAAATTACTAATTTTTAATAAAAAAATGCTAAATTATCAAATGTTTTCCAATTGTAACAACGACGCCTTCATTTCCAGCCCGCCACGATAACCTCGTAAGGCATTATTTTTGCCAAGAACACGGTGACATGG from Spiroplasma sp. NBRC 100390 includes:
- a CDS encoding sodium-dependent transporter, translated to MRNKKQMTKFGFIVSSLGAAIGLGVIWGLPGYIIKNGGFYFFLIYIFAMLIVGIPLLIFEFNLGNLRRKSVINIFDKESVQFSKFVGWFQTTLMIIIPIYYAVLVGYTVISIGIEFSPTLISDVSGNIFNSQILEYGGFGVTNNGGFQWIVFLAFLFVVLLVGMVLLFGIKGIEKLNKFFMPLLFLIIFILAIYILTIPGSRQGLATLFLVDNLEKLKQSQTWSSAFSLAFFTSSLGMGMMMRFAGVGPQNQDNISKAYLLVIGILFLSIANFIFIFGASGAIVNNLVSDKNNILLFQEQITNKFGNDSMVFVFNVLPETFHIINQNTLVGVGNFLGILFFIALLFAGLSSLIAMLELAVDAIETQYDISNQKVICGICATIITVGLSLTFANTYQLINSFQLLAAGLDLILVSLSQIIFFCLISKKMRILINYNNQISWVKLGKLYKFMMYYLIPLILVIIISFSVYDFIISCTINVWYISVLAFVLGILVPILVAGFNSYYAKKKIKEEIKLC